One window from the genome of Faecalibacterium sp. HTF-F encodes:
- a CDS encoding ABC transporter permease, which yields MLLLIKYTLLYGIVLMLVALGGMFSEHSGIINIALEGIMVIGGVAGVLTLTMLPAGMPVFLVVLISVLVAALAGMVYSLLLAFASINLKADQTIGGTALNLLATAIAVVIAKYFSDSGSAKLNYTNKPFLFSIGGLELSIFVPLGIILLIISYVVLYKTRFGLRLRACGEHPQAADSVGINVYKMRYAGVVISGALGAIGGMAYIVPPVQTWNFEVGVAGAGFLAMAVMIFGQWKPFNIFGAAMFFAVFKSLANIADSTFLAQLHWSSNIYNMMPFVASMIILAFTSKNSMAPKAEGIPYDKGSR from the coding sequence ATGCTGCTTCTGATCAAATATACGCTGCTGTATGGCATCGTTTTGATGCTGGTGGCACTGGGCGGTATGTTCAGTGAGCACTCCGGCATCATCAACATCGCACTGGAAGGCATCATGGTCATTGGCGGTGTGGCGGGTGTTCTCACCCTGACCATGCTGCCTGCCGGGATGCCGGTCTTCCTCGTGGTGCTGATCTCTGTTCTGGTGGCGGCACTGGCCGGTATGGTGTACAGTCTGCTGCTGGCCTTTGCCTCCATCAACCTGAAGGCGGATCAGACCATCGGCGGCACGGCCCTGAACCTGCTGGCCACGGCCATCGCGGTGGTCATTGCCAAGTATTTCAGCGATAGCGGCAGTGCAAAGCTGAACTACACCAACAAGCCCTTCCTGTTCAGCATCGGCGGGCTGGAGCTGAGCATTTTTGTGCCGCTGGGCATCATTCTGCTGATCATCAGCTATGTGGTGTTGTACAAGACCCGCTTTGGCCTGCGCCTGCGTGCCTGCGGCGAGCATCCGCAGGCAGCGGACTCTGTGGGTATCAACGTCTACAAGATGCGTTATGCCGGTGTTGTCATTTCCGGTGCACTGGGTGCGATCGGCGGCATGGCCTACATCGTGCCCCCGGTGCAGACCTGGAACTTTGAAGTGGGCGTGGCCGGCGCAGGCTTCCTGGCTATGGCTGTTATGATCTTTGGTCAGTGGAAGCCCTTCAACATCTTTGGCGCAGCAATGTTCTTTGCTGTGTTCAAGAGTCTGGCAAACATTGCAGACTCCACCTTCCTGGCACAGCTGCACTGGTCCAGCAACATCTACAACATGATGCCGTTCGTGGCGTCCATGATCATTCTTGCATTTACCTCCAAGAACAGCATGGCACCCAAGGCAGAGGGCATCCCCTACGACAAGGGATCCCGCTAA
- a CDS encoding ABC transporter permease gives MNKKKLSHSSLNSSITSVLAALLCILIGLVVGFLVLLAINPAHAWGDGFVRILKGGFHDAPYGVGKELANAAPLIMTGLSVAFAFKTGLFNIGAAGQYTLGAYGALYCAIMLKLPWFVCLIAATILGGLWGAIPGFFKAYFNINEVITSIMFNWIGLYLVNELIYQNGTGPMYDVRNTRTMNLSKNADYAQSIIPDFGLNKLFQTNSTTIAIFLAAAVAVLIWVVLNKTTFGYELKAVGLNKSAARYAGINEKKNIILSMAIAGALAGFGAGLYYLSNVSQWNPLNSTSLPTMGFNGISVALLASSNPIGTIFSAIFISHISVGGSFLSTKYYPTEISDLISGIIIYLCAFSMLFRGRIHALLFRNADKTNVNAEPAAPAKPATEKEGK, from the coding sequence ATGAACAAGAAAAAACTTTCCCACAGCAGTCTGAACAGCTCCATCACCAGTGTGCTGGCTGCTCTGCTGTGCATCCTGATCGGCCTTGTGGTCGGTTTTCTGGTGCTGCTGGCCATCAACCCGGCACACGCATGGGGCGACGGCTTTGTGCGCATCCTGAAGGGCGGCTTTCATGACGCACCCTATGGCGTCGGCAAGGAACTGGCAAATGCGGCTCCCCTTATTATGACCGGTCTGTCCGTGGCGTTTGCCTTCAAGACCGGCCTGTTCAACATCGGTGCGGCGGGCCAGTATACGCTGGGCGCTTACGGCGCTCTGTACTGCGCCATCATGCTCAAGCTGCCATGGTTCGTCTGCCTGATCGCCGCCACCATTCTGGGCGGTCTCTGGGGTGCGATCCCCGGCTTCTTCAAGGCCTACTTCAACATCAACGAGGTCATTACCTCCATCATGTTCAACTGGATCGGCCTGTATCTGGTCAATGAGCTCATTTACCAGAACGGCACCGGCCCCATGTACGATGTGCGAAACACTCGTACCATGAACCTGAGCAAGAACGCCGATTACGCCCAGTCCATCATCCCGGACTTTGGCCTGAACAAGCTGTTCCAGACTAACAGCACCACCATCGCCATCTTTCTGGCGGCAGCAGTGGCAGTTCTGATCTGGGTGGTGCTGAACAAGACCACCTTCGGCTACGAGCTCAAGGCAGTCGGCCTGAACAAGAGCGCTGCCCGCTACGCCGGCATCAACGAGAAGAAGAACATCATCCTTTCCATGGCCATTGCCGGTGCGCTGGCCGGTTTTGGTGCGGGCCTGTACTACCTTTCCAATGTGTCCCAGTGGAACCCGCTGAACTCCACCAGCCTGCCGACGATGGGCTTCAACGGCATTTCCGTTGCACTGCTGGCAAGCTCCAACCCCATCGGCACCATCTTCTCGGCCATCTTCATTTCCCATATCTCGGTGGGCGGTTCCTTCCTTTCCACCAAGTATTACCCCACTGAGATCTCGGATCTGATCAGCGGCATCATCATCTACCTGTGCGCATTCTCCATGCTGTTCCGCGGCAGGATCCACGCACTGCTGTTCAGGAATGCCGACAAGACCAATGTGAACGCAGAGCCTGCTGCTCCTGCAAAGCCTGCAACCGAAAAGGAGGGCAAGTGA
- a CDS encoding ABC transporter ATP-binding protein, whose product MLHITKEFPGIKANDDITLQLRKGEVHALLGENGAGKSTLMSVLFGLYQPEAGQIRKNGKEVAIRNPNDANALGIGMVHQHFKLVECFSVLDNIILGVEPNKMGFLQKAEARKKVMALSEKYGLRVDPDALISDISVGMQQRVEILKMLYRDNEILIFDEPTAVLTPQEIDELMEIMRGFKKEGKSILFITHKLNEIMAVADRCTVLRKGKCMGTVDIKDTTKEELSRMMVGRDVQLQVDKKPADPGRVVLDVKNVTMHNAQHKKDAVRDISFQVHAGEIVCLAGIEGNGQTEFVYGLTGLEKISSGKIMLDGKDITNETIRQRSKDGMSHIPEDRHKHGLVLDYSLENNMVLQRYWQPEFQKGGFIRSDKVREYSDKLIAQYDVRSGQGSLTTVRSMSGGNQQKAIIAREIDKDPKLLVAVQPTRGLDVGAIEYIHRQIVAERDKGTAVLLVSLELDEVMNLSDRILVMYEGEVVGEFDPKTTTVQELGLYMAGARKQGKESK is encoded by the coding sequence ATGCTCCACATTACCAAGGAGTTCCCTGGAATCAAGGCAAACGACGATATCACCCTGCAGCTGCGCAAAGGCGAGGTACATGCCCTGCTGGGCGAGAACGGCGCCGGCAAAAGTACGCTGATGAGCGTGCTGTTTGGCCTGTACCAGCCGGAAGCTGGTCAGATCCGCAAAAACGGCAAGGAGGTTGCCATCCGCAACCCCAATGATGCAAATGCACTGGGCATCGGCATGGTGCACCAGCACTTCAAGCTGGTAGAATGCTTCAGCGTGCTGGACAACATCATTCTGGGCGTGGAGCCCAACAAGATGGGCTTTTTGCAGAAGGCTGAGGCACGCAAAAAGGTAATGGCCCTGAGCGAAAAGTACGGCCTGCGCGTGGACCCGGATGCACTGATCAGCGATATCTCTGTTGGTATGCAGCAGCGCGTTGAGATCCTGAAGATGCTGTACCGCGACAACGAGATCCTGATCTTCGACGAGCCCACGGCAGTGCTGACCCCGCAGGAAATCGACGAACTGATGGAGATCATGCGCGGGTTCAAGAAGGAGGGCAAGTCCATCCTGTTCATTACCCACAAGCTCAACGAGATCATGGCTGTGGCAGACCGCTGCACAGTTCTGCGCAAGGGCAAGTGCATGGGTACCGTGGACATCAAGGATACCACCAAGGAAGAGCTTTCCCGCATGATGGTGGGCCGCGATGTGCAGCTGCAGGTGGACAAAAAGCCTGCAGACCCCGGCAGGGTGGTGCTGGATGTGAAAAACGTCACCATGCACAATGCCCAGCACAAGAAGGACGCGGTTCGGGATATCTCTTTTCAGGTACACGCGGGCGAGATCGTCTGCCTTGCAGGCATCGAGGGCAACGGCCAGACCGAGTTCGTCTACGGCCTGACCGGTCTGGAAAAGATCAGCAGCGGCAAGATCATGCTGGACGGCAAGGACATCACCAATGAGACCATTCGTCAGCGCTCCAAGGACGGCATGAGCCACATCCCGGAGGACCGTCACAAGCACGGTCTGGTGCTGGACTACAGTCTGGAAAACAACATGGTGCTGCAGCGTTACTGGCAGCCGGAGTTCCAGAAGGGCGGCTTTATCCGCAGCGATAAGGTGCGCGAATACTCCGATAAGCTGATCGCGCAGTATGATGTGCGCAGCGGTCAGGGCAGCCTGACCACCGTGCGCAGCATGTCTGGCGGCAACCAGCAGAAGGCCATCATTGCCCGCGAGATCGATAAGGATCCGAAGCTCTTGGTGGCAGTCCAGCCCACCCGCGGTCTGGACGTTGGTGCGATTGAATACATCCACCGCCAGATCGTGGCCGAGCGCGATAAGGGCACGGCCGTGCTGCTGGTCAGTCTGGAGCTGGACGAGGTGATGAACCTGTCCGACCGCATCCTTGTGATGTACGAGGGCGAGGTCGTGGGCGAATTTGACCCCAAGACCACCACCGTGCAGGAGCTGGGCCTGTATATGGCAGGCGCACGCAAGCAGGGAAAGGAGAGCAAATAA